The nucleotide sequence TCCCAAGAATTATTGAAAAAGATTTAATAGACGGTGTAGGAGATATTCGTTATACCATCTCACTTGCAGCTTGTAGAGATTTTTTGACAGAAGAAGATATAGTTGTCAAAGCAATAAGGAGTTATCGTAATGAATAATGGATTGTTAGAATTTGCCGAAAACTTTCAACAACAAATCATCAGTATGGCACAACTAGAAGGTGAAGAAAGTTTCCGAGAAGATCTATTAACCGAATTGTTTATTGATTATCTATGTGATCTAAGTGAACTGGATGATGGTAGCATCTGTTCATATAGGGGCCGAGGAATGCAGGTTAACGGATTTAGTTTTTCAGAAGAGATAAATAAAATGTACCTATTTGTCTCTGGATATCTTGCTTATTCCCCTCCTGAAACAGTACGTAAAAGTGATGTCGAGTCAGCTTTTAAAAGGAGTGTAAATTTCCTTGTTAAATCATTAAAAGGTTTACATTTATCTATGGAAGAAGCCTCGCCTGCTTTTGACCTTGCATTACAAATGTTTGAGATAAAAGAAAGTCTCTCAAAAGTTGAGATTATCTATCTAACAGACGGATTAGTTCGATCTAATGTATATGATGAGATCCTAATAAATGAAAATATAACAGTAACTTTTCAGGTATGGGATATCGAAAGATTATACAGATCATGGAGTTCCGGAAAGCAGAGAGAAATAATTGAAGTAGACCTAAAGAAGTTTGGGAATAGTATTAAATGTCTCCCTATGCCTGAAGAAAATCCAGATTATAAAACATACCTTGCTATTTTTCCTGGGCAAGTACTAGTTAACATCTATGGAGAATATGGACCGAGATTATTAGAAAGGAATGTAAGGTCTTTTCTCCAAGCCCGAGGAAATGTAAATAAAGGTATTAGAAACACTATAAAAAACGAACCACATATGTTCCTTGCTTATAATAATGGATTATCTGCAGTTGCTGAAAGTCTAGAATACAAAGCCTTTGATAATGGGATTATTGAGCTCTGCAAAATTAAAGACTTGCAAATTGTGAACGGTGGACAGACAACTGCTTCAATATATAATTCATATAAAAAGGACAATGCTCACTTAGCTGAACTCTATGTACAAGTGAAATTAACTGTTATCAATGATCCACAAAAAGTAGATAGTATAGTCCCAAAAATATCAGAATATGCAAATAACCAGAATAAGATTCAAGGTGCAGATTTTTCTGCCAATGATCCATTCCATGTGAAAGTTGAATCTCTATCAAGAACAGTTTGGGCACCACCAGTTGATGGTTCCCAGAGGCAAACAAAATGGTTTTATGAGCGAGCCAGGGGTCAATATATGGATGAGAAAGGTAGAGCAAGTACACCAGGACAGAAGAAACAATTTGAGTCGTTAAATCCCAAAAATCAATTATTCACAAAAACCGATTTAGCTAAGTATGAAAATACTTGGAATCAATTACCCCACATTGTGAGTAGAGGTGCTCAGAAGAATTTTAATGAATTTACTATTCTAATTAATGAGAATAGCGATAAAGTTAATCCAGATAAAAAGTATTTTGAAGACTTGATAGCAAAAGCGATTCTTTTTAAGAGGACAGAAAAATTAGTACAAGAACAAAAGTATGGTGGATATCGTGCTAATATTGTTACATATACAATTGCATGGTTATCTTATAAAACAAATAAGAAGATTGATTTATCAAAAATTTGGAGAGAACAAGGATTATCGAAGGGTTTAGAAGAAGCCATTATAACAGTCTCGCGAAATGTTCACCAACACATAATTAAGGCTCCTGGAAATGGGAATATTACAGAGTGGTGTAAAAAAGAAGAATGTTGGAACATATTTAAAACAGGAAATATACCTTTAGAAGATTTTAACATAGAATTAATTGGGGATAAATTTAATGAAGGATCTACGGATGATTTTGTTGGTGATATAATAAATGAGATCTCTTGTGTTTCTGCGCAGACTTGGTTTGATATTGCAGCATGGAGTAAGGAATCAAATAAATTATTGCCATGGCAGAGAAGTTTAGCATTTAGCTTAGGAAGGCTTAATAAGCAAGGGAAGAAGCCTACCGAGAAGCAAGCAATTCAAGGGAAGAGAATTTTGACAGAAATTGAAACAATGGATTATCGGATATTGTAAGATGATATTTAAATGCTTTTGATAATGATTTCGATTTTTATCGGAATCTTTTTTTTATACTCAAACAAAAACTAATTGTTTATAGATATATATTATGGGGAAAATACTAACTGTTTTAATATTATTTAAAAAAGGAATGTGTTGTGTACTTTGAATATAAATTTTGATGAAGAAAGAGTTAATGACTTTAGATTACTAATCTTAAAATGGGGACATCAGAATTATGCCGCATATCCTTGGAGACACACAAAAAATAAATGGCACGCTTTAGTAGCAGAAATTATGCTGCAGAGAACCAATGCAGATCAAGTTGTACCTGTTTATGAATCCTTTGTGGAAATGTATCCTTCACCAGAAGATCTATTAATGGAAATAGAAACAAATATCTTTAAATCCCTCGGTTTACATTGGAGAGAAGAGATACTCCATTCTCTTGCAAGGGAAATTTATAAGCTGGGCTATATACCAGAAGATAAAAAATCCCTACTAAAATTACCAGGTGTTGGCGACTATATTTCTGCTGCCTTCCGTTCTTTTCATCTAAATATTAGAGATGTAATCATTGATAGCAATGTTGTCCGACTGTATGGCAGGTTTTTTGGTTTTGAAACGGTCCCTGAGACTAGGAGGAAAAAGTGGTTTAAAGAACTTGCAGAAGAAATTACTCCAAATACCAACCATAAAGAATATAATTATGCCATCTTGGACTTTACGAGAAATATATGTAAACCCAGTCCCTTACATAAAGAATGTGTACTAAGTGATTTATGTTGTTATGCGATGAAAAACATTGATAGTAGATACTAGAAACCTCATAAATACTCACAAAAACTGTCGAAATTTGGTATAATATTTGAAGATATACCAATAAAAGTCTGGGTGAGTGGGAATGAAAAAAGAAATTATAAATCAAGAACAGAATATATTGGATAAAACCGTAAGTGAAATTGACGGAATAATTAAATCATTAGGCGATGAGTTAAAAAATAATACGACTAAAGATGTTTTACTTGAAAGAACGAATAGAAGGTTTATTAATGATTATCTGGATGCACGTAAAAACCCTTATTTTGGCCGTATTGATACATATGAAGATGGCAAGCGGGAAACTTTTTATATCGGTTATACAAGTGTTGCAAAAGATAAAAACCAGGACATAATTTATAGTTGGAAATCATCTGTTGGTGATCTTTTTGCCCAATTTCATGGTGGAGACGGGAATATTGTAATAGATAGAGGGCAAAAAGAAAAATATGATTTTAATGTCCTTTTAAAGCGATCACTCTTGATTGAAAAATTAAAGGTGAAAAAATATTCGGATACTGTTAGTGAGCAGGCCAGAGAAGAGCTAGGCACAGAGGAAGATAGTGTCTTATTCGATGATTTTCTGATGGATATATTAGATGGAAGAAATAATGAAACACAGTTAAAAGATATTGTCATGACTATCCAGAAGGAACAAAACGAAATTATAAGATTATCGATTGACAATTCAATCATCGTTCAAGGAGTGGCTGGAAGCGGTAAATCTTCTATTGCCTTAACACGTATTTCTTATTTGTTGACACGGTATAAAGAAAAGCTAACACCCGCAGATATAGGTATACTTGCACCTAATGAGATGTTTATCAGTTATATACAATCGGTTATGCCGACGCTTGAGATTGAAGATATTCCTCAGTTTACTTTTAAAACGCTTTCAAAATCTATCTTAAAAAACCTTGATATTGATAGTTTAACAGATCCAATTAATTCCCTGAGTGGATTAATTAATGGTGATCCGGCTGATATTAACAATTTTAAATCGTCCTTCGAATTTAAAACTAAAATTGATTTATACCTTGAAGAGTTTAAAAACCAGTTCGTTCATAATATCAAGGAGTTTAGATATTTTGACACGATCAGTAATACAGAAATTATATTGTCGCGTGATCAAATTATAAATCGTTATGAGGACCTTAGTTACCTATCTTTAGTAAAGAGGAATCAAGAGATCCTAAGATATATTGAAAAGTGGGTTGATTCACTTTTACAATCAAAACAGGAGGAACTTAAAAAGGAGTTTGAAACCGTAACAAACACAATGTTTAATGGTATACCTAAAACTGGTTCCTTAAGGAAGCAAGCCTATGAGTCCATAGAAAAAGTATATTCATACAGACAAAAACAGTTAAGAGATGAACTTAATCAAAAGTGGAAAGAGTATAAAAGCTCTTGGGAGACTTTTGATGTTTATTCATTATATAAGAGGATACTTATTCTGGAAAATTTATACCATGGTAAAGTCACTACTGTGACTGCATTTAAAAAACATTTGGAATACGATGACCTTGCACCATTAATGTATCTGGAGATTTTATTGAACGGTGAAAGTAAACAATATCAGCATCTTGTTGTTGATGAATCTCAGGATTTGAGCCCTTTCCAAATTTTTGTTTTAAAACTTCTATCTAAGTCTATGACTTTGCTGGGAGACGTTACACAAAACATTTATGTTGAAAAGGGGATCAATGATTGGTCATATTTAATAGAAAATGTATTTTTTAATGATAAAGTAAGATTGATAGAGATTAATACCAGCTATAGATCAACTAATCCTATAATGGAAGGTGCCAATTTAATTGCTAGGAATGCAAATTTAAATGCTCCAAAAATTATTCCAATCGGAAGAAAAGGGGATAAAATTGCAATTGAAAAGATATACGACCCAATTCGATTACTGGAAAACATTATAGAGACAATAAAATCTTTACAAAAGCAAGGCTTTAAGAAAATAGCTGTTGTCCATAAGGATTTAAGAAAATCTGTTTCTCTACATGAAAGATTAGTAAAACAATTTTCCAGTATTCAATTGGTCACTAACTCAAACCAAATAGTTAATAAGGATGTAATAATTATTCCTTCTTTCTTAACTAAAGGGCTGGAGTTTGATGCAGTAATCATACCAAACGCCTCTGATAGAAACTATGGGGAGAATGAACTTGATGCTAAGCTTTTGTTTGTTTCGTTAACCAGAGCTCAACATTATGTGAAGTTATTTTACCATCAAGAATTAACGACTTTGTTGAATGGAATTGAGATTCCTAAAGTTGAACGGGAAGAAGAAGATTATTCATTCCTATAGATAGGAATATGAAAAGATATTACACAGACATAGAGCAATCAGGGGGAATACAGTGTGGAACAAACTATGAATAACGTACAAGTCATTGACTTTACAGTTACAAACGGGGTTCTATCAGAAGTAATTGAAGAAAAAGATCAAAAAATTAATTATTATAAATTCACCGCTTTATGTACCGACATTCAGCCGACCAGTAAAGAAGCGAACCCACGGAAACAGGATATATCAAAGAAGAATAAAGTAGCTTCCAAAATAAGAGAGACTCTGTTGAATCCTGATATTTCATTTCACACTCGAAATAAAGGCATAACTTATTTTGCAGATAGATTGGAAGTAGAATACAACAGTAATGGTTCATGCACTGTCAGGATCTATTTTACAGATCCATCATCACAGGGAAGTGTTGATGGAGGACACACTGAAATGGTTATTCTTGATGAGGCGGGTAATTATCCGGAATGGAAAAAAGTTAATATAGAAGTTATGACTGGGATAAAAAGCCCATTTACTCATGTTTCAATTGCGGAGTCCAGGAACACCGGAGCTTCCGTGACAGCAGAAACTTTGGATGAGCTTAGTGGTATGCATGGAATACTAAAAGATCACCTTCAGGAAACTCCATATGAAGACAGGGTTTCATTTAAGCAAAATGAAGATAAAGAAGACGGTAAAGACCTGACTATTACATTAATTAAAAAACTGTATGAAACTTTTAACATTAGAGATTATGCTGATAAGGATCCTAAAGGTGTATATAGTTCTAACCAAGGAGTAATTACCAAGTATCGGAAAGAGTATGATGCACACGGAACTTCAACAGATAACGTGTATGAAAAGTTAAAGTATGTATCCAGTGACATTTTCAAACTTACCAATTACATTCATGAAAATTTCAAGGATCTATACAACAGGTATGGCAAAGGAAACTATCTTGCGAATAAATGTGCTGACTATAAAGATGGATCCCGAAAAGAATTAGTACTTTTTGGTGAGCCAGAACAATATTTGGACTATAAAGTTCCAAATGGCTTGCTATTCTTGGCTTTATCAGGCTTCCGACAGTTTTTAAAAGAAAACGAAGAAGGTTATTACGAATGGAAGTTCGACATATTTGAAGAAGATAAAATTAAGGGGCTTTTGGAAGTTGTATTCCAGGTATTGGCTTCTGGAATGAGAGATAATGATAATAACCCTCAGAGTGTCGGAAAAAATGCAATGGTCTGGCAGGTAATGAGAACTCAGGTCTTTATGAAGGCATATATGAATCAGTGGGTTAAATAATTAATTTAGAGAAATTGCAAAAAAAGAGATAACCTCTAAAGCCCTTGTACTCTTGCAAGGGTTTTATTTGTATAAGTAAGGCAGTTTTTGAAAGAGAGTGAAAATACTTTGATAAATAAAGATACTTTTGTTGAATGGCTAAAAACCTCTACTAATATTAATCCATATACTATAGGGCGATATTCACAAGCTATAGACACAATATCTTCAGAACTAGGAGACTATGGATTAAATAGAATTAATTTATATACTCTTACCAACACAACCATTATTGATGCTATCATCCAAAATCCTGAGTTTAAAAAGAAAAATGAAAAGGGACATAGAATGTATAGTGCTGCTTTAAGTCATTTTAAAAAATATATTGAGCATTACTATACTACTGAGTTACAAGCAAACCTACCAGGAGGACCAGGTACTGTGACTAAAGAAGATACAATATTAATAAAAATAGGAGTTTCTTATAAAGAGGGTATGACACCGGAAGAGTTATACCATGCAACAAGTGTTAGCTGGGTAATTGGTGAAAATAGACTGCGCTCTGGAGAGATTGAATATTATTGTGCTGTTTTTAATAATGAAATTAAAGAAGTTTATCATTTTACCGGGTATGAGAAGGATACTCATCCTGATAACATCGGCCGTTTTATATTGTTTGGTGAAATTGCAGAAGAATCAATACGATCTAAGGTTCTTAACCTTAACGTAAGAGATATACATAAAGGATCAGGTAATCCAATTAAATATGTAAAGATGGATAACTTATTGACACGAGCAAATAACAATCCTCAAACCCCAAAGGATGAGAATCCAATAATAAATCAAAATATGATTAAATTACTATTTAAGAGGTTGGCAAACGAAAAAAACGAAATTAGAACACTGAGCACGAATAAACCTAACTGGATCACAAAAATAGATGAATCTGGATTATTTGTGGAAACAGAAACATCTAGAGTAGAGGTTTCACGCGGGGAAAAGAACAAACCTTATGCTTTTATATCTTATGATTTCTTACTGGCAGCCTGGGAAGAATTATTAAAAGTAAGGAAGGCTTCATCAAGTGACTTTATTGAGACCAAGGGCCGGTCTCGCTTTGTCATGGCATTTTTTAATGAATTACCCTTTGTTGAAAAAGTCCTAATAGATAATGCTCCTTATATCAGATTTAATGAATTTACTACAGATCAGCTTCCAGAAGCGAATTTGGAACAAACCTTGGAGCTTTTGAATGAAATCATAAATCAAGATCTAGACCCTAAATTAATCTCGCAAAAATATAATGATGATTCAATAAAACGTCTAAAACTCCGTGCAAGACAGGGATTAAAAATCCTTGGATTTTTAAATGAAGAATACAGGATTCAAAAAAGTATATGGGACCAGTATATTAATTCTGATGACAAAATTGAGTTTCTATCAAAGAGGATATTGCAGCATTCCTACTTCTCAGTAATTTATCAATGCCTTTCACTCCTAAATGGAGTCGAAAAGGCAGATAAGTTTTCTTTCCTAACTGAAATTGGAATGTTAATCGTGAGAAACTCAATGGGCACGAATTTAATGGTACAATCTGTTGCCCAGTACAGGACGAGAAACATGTTAAATTGGCTAAAAGAAACAGGATTGGTGGATGAGGAGTGGAATGTTTTGAGAAATAATAGTATAAATCAGAATTATACTACATCTTCAATTGCCAGTATGGTGAGAGAAAACTTGCCAATCTACGGAATTATTGAACACATAAATAGATATATCGCTGGAAAGGGTTTCTATTACGAAAAAGACGAAATCATTAATCTCTTCTTATCCCTAAAAACCAAACCATTCGTCATTATCTCAGGTATTTCCGGAACAGGGAAAACCAAAATTGTTCAATGGTTTGCTGAGAGTGTTGGAGCGACTGAAAAAAATGGTCAATTTAGTTTAATCCCGATCCGTCCAGACTGGAATGATGGTTCTGATTTATTGGGATATGTTGATATCAAAGGTGAGTTTAAAGAAGGTCCTTTAACGAAGGTAATTATGAACGCTCACCTGAATCCTGATATGCCTTATTTTGTTCTTCTAGATGAGATGAACCTGGCGCGTGTTGAGTATTATTTTAGTGATATTTTAAGTGTGATGGAGAGTCGCAAGTGGGAGAATGGTGAGATTGTTTCTTCTACTCTTCTCTCAAGTGATGTTTATGGGAAGGGCCTTACTCTTCCAAACAATCTTTATATTATCGGAACGGTTAATATGGATGAAACGACGCATCCATTCAGCAAAAAGGTATTGGATCGGGCAAATACGATTGAGTTTAATCGTGTTAATCTTGGTAACCTGGCGTTTTTAACAGAGCTTGAAGAAGATGAGCCGAAAGTCATCGGTCAAGATCGTTTTGCTTCTAAGTATCTTCATTTGAAGGATGTATATAAAGAAAAAAAAGAAATAGTGACCAGGACTACAGATGAACTGGTTAAGATCAATGAATCGCTCCAGTTGATTAATGCCCATGTTGGTTACCGTGTCCGGGATGAGATTTGTTTTTATCTGGCTTATAATGAAGAATCTAATTTAATGAAGTTCGAAAATGCATTTGATCACTGCATTTTGCAGAAAATCCTCCCTCGAATTGCAGGCAGCGACACTCGAGTGGAACAATTGCTGAGGGGACTCTTTAGTCAATTTACGAATCAAGAGTATGAAGAGGATGGACAAATTGACATTCAAAATGCCAAGTATCCGCGAAGCGCAGCAAAAGTTGCTGAAATGCTGGGGAGGTTAAGAAACGATGGCTTTACTTCCTTCTGGATCTCGTGATGATGTTGAATTAGTTAAAATTGAGACTGAGGATCTTTCATTAGTGATAAAGGGAAAACCTTATCATGATCGGTATGAGGGGTTACGGCAATATAAGGCTATGGACCGTCATGATGTAATGTACTTTAATGCTGTTAGTGATTCCATCCAGGATGAAAAGATTTATGATATCTCCATTCAAGAGTTGGTAAACCCAACAATCCAAAGGCCAATCTTCTTTGAAAATGGGGTCTATCAGCTGATCGTCGTTCCAAAGGATGATCGGGAGTTCACTTTTTATCATGAATATCCTCTTATCAGACAAGCCGTCTCACCGGTGCCTATTGGCAGCCAATCTATTTTAATGGGGAACCTGCAGTTTCAAAATGAGGTGGGTTTCACTACGTTCGAGATAAGAGCTGATGGTAAAACAGTACTAGAAGTCACTCTGGAAATCTTCCCTGTTAAGCTTGATTATAAAAAGGATTACCAAAAGCTTTTAGAGGAAGTAAACGATGAAATTTATAACCTGGCTTTTCACTTTATCCGAAAAACGTATTTAGGTGCCAGGCTAAGGCTGGAGGGAAATCCGTCAAAAGCGGAATTTTACCGGCTGATCAGTGAGCATTTTCATCAATTTCTCCAGGCCGTTGCGAGAATCGAATTTCAACCTCATCATAAATTGGAGAAGACATATGAAAAAGCACGCGGGGACCAGCTGAGGAAGCAAGACTCTGTCAGCAGGAACTTTTTGCGTAAGCGTGCGAATGTTTTTGTCGGTGTAACAAAGGGGATTGATGTCCGTGGCAGGACGGTCATGCCTTCTGAAGGGTTAAAAATCAAAAAAGAGCTTACATATGATACTTTGGAGAATCGCTATGTTAAGTGGATGATTGAGCGGATTAAACAAAAGCTTGATGATTTATTGGACTCTATTGTGAGCAAAAACAGATGGACTAGAGAGAAGCCAGATTATGACTTAGTTGAGAAAATAGAATCGATGTCCAAACAGTTAAAGTCAAAGCTGAGCAGTCCATTTTGGAAGTCCATTGGAAAACTAGATCGATCGGTGATGAGTCTGGTCTTGCAAATGGCACCCGGTTATCGGGATGCTTTTCAGATTTATTTAACCGTGTCCAAAGGATTGATGCTGCAAGGGAAGCTGTACCGAATGTCGGTGAAGGATGTTGCCACTCTCTATGAATACTGGACTTTTTTAAAGCTGGGACAGATTCTTGGCCGTAAGTATAAGCTTATTAGCCAGGATATTGTTCAGGTTAACAGGAAAGGACTGTTTGTGAATCTGGAAGCAAATAAGACGGCAAGAAGAATATTCAGACACCCTGTAACGAATGAAGAGATCATTTTAGCGTATCAAAAACGGGAAAGCAGCTTGCCGACTGTTTCGCAAAT is from Mesobacillus boroniphilus and encodes:
- a CDS encoding AIPR family protein; its protein translation is MNNGLLEFAENFQQQIISMAQLEGEESFREDLLTELFIDYLCDLSELDDGSICSYRGRGMQVNGFSFSEEINKMYLFVSGYLAYSPPETVRKSDVESAFKRSVNFLVKSLKGLHLSMEEASPAFDLALQMFEIKESLSKVEIIYLTDGLVRSNVYDEILINENITVTFQVWDIERLYRSWSSGKQREIIEVDLKKFGNSIKCLPMPEENPDYKTYLAIFPGQVLVNIYGEYGPRLLERNVRSFLQARGNVNKGIRNTIKNEPHMFLAYNNGLSAVAESLEYKAFDNGIIELCKIKDLQIVNGGQTTASIYNSYKKDNAHLAELYVQVKLTVINDPQKVDSIVPKISEYANNQNKIQGADFSANDPFHVKVESLSRTVWAPPVDGSQRQTKWFYERARGQYMDEKGRASTPGQKKQFESLNPKNQLFTKTDLAKYENTWNQLPHIVSRGAQKNFNEFTILINENSDKVNPDKKYFEDLIAKAILFKRTEKLVQEQKYGGYRANIVTYTIAWLSYKTNKKIDLSKIWREQGLSKGLEEAIITVSRNVHQHIIKAPGNGNITEWCKKEECWNIFKTGNIPLEDFNIELIGDKFNEGSTDDFVGDIINEISCVSAQTWFDIAAWSKESNKLLPWQRSLAFSLGRLNKQGKKPTEKQAIQGKRILTEIETMDYRIL
- a CDS encoding HelD family protein, giving the protein MKKEIINQEQNILDKTVSEIDGIIKSLGDELKNNTTKDVLLERTNRRFINDYLDARKNPYFGRIDTYEDGKRETFYIGYTSVAKDKNQDIIYSWKSSVGDLFAQFHGGDGNIVIDRGQKEKYDFNVLLKRSLLIEKLKVKKYSDTVSEQAREELGTEEDSVLFDDFLMDILDGRNNETQLKDIVMTIQKEQNEIIRLSIDNSIIVQGVAGSGKSSIALTRISYLLTRYKEKLTPADIGILAPNEMFISYIQSVMPTLEIEDIPQFTFKTLSKSILKNLDIDSLTDPINSLSGLINGDPADINNFKSSFEFKTKIDLYLEEFKNQFVHNIKEFRYFDTISNTEIILSRDQIINRYEDLSYLSLVKRNQEILRYIEKWVDSLLQSKQEELKKEFETVTNTMFNGIPKTGSLRKQAYESIEKVYSYRQKQLRDELNQKWKEYKSSWETFDVYSLYKRILILENLYHGKVTTVTAFKKHLEYDDLAPLMYLEILLNGESKQYQHLVVDESQDLSPFQIFVLKLLSKSMTLLGDVTQNIYVEKGINDWSYLIENVFFNDKVRLIEINTSYRSTNPIMEGANLIARNANLNAPKIIPIGRKGDKIAIEKIYDPIRLLENIIETIKSLQKQGFKKIAVVHKDLRKSVSLHERLVKQFSSIQLVTNSNQIVNKDVIIIPSFLTKGLEFDAVIIPNASDRNYGENELDAKLLFVSLTRAQHYVKLFYHQELTTLLNGIEIPKVEREEEDYSFL
- a CDS encoding AIPR family protein produces the protein MEQTMNNVQVIDFTVTNGVLSEVIEEKDQKINYYKFTALCTDIQPTSKEANPRKQDISKKNKVASKIRETLLNPDISFHTRNKGITYFADRLEVEYNSNGSCTVRIYFTDPSSQGSVDGGHTEMVILDEAGNYPEWKKVNIEVMTGIKSPFTHVSIAESRNTGASVTAETLDELSGMHGILKDHLQETPYEDRVSFKQNEDKEDGKDLTITLIKKLYETFNIRDYADKDPKGVYSSNQGVITKYRKEYDAHGTSTDNVYEKLKYVSSDIFKLTNYIHENFKDLYNRYGKGNYLANKCADYKDGSRKELVLFGEPEQYLDYKVPNGLLFLALSGFRQFLKENEEGYYEWKFDIFEEDKIKGLLEVVFQVLASGMRDNDNNPQSVGKNAMVWQVMRTQVFMKAYMNQWVK
- a CDS encoding restriction endonuclease-like protein codes for the protein MALLPSGSRDDVELVKIETEDLSLVIKGKPYHDRYEGLRQYKAMDRHDVMYFNAVSDSIQDEKIYDISIQELVNPTIQRPIFFENGVYQLIVVPKDDREFTFYHEYPLIRQAVSPVPIGSQSILMGNLQFQNEVGFTTFEIRADGKTVLEVTLEIFPVKLDYKKDYQKLLEEVNDEIYNLAFHFIRKTYLGARLRLEGNPSKAEFYRLISEHFHQFLQAVARIEFQPHHKLEKTYEKARGDQLRKQDSVSRNFLRKRANVFVGVTKGIDVRGRTVMPSEGLKIKKELTYDTLENRYVKWMIERIKQKLDDLLDSIVSKNRWTREKPDYDLVEKIESMSKQLKSKLSSPFWKSIGKLDRSVMSLVLQMAPGYRDAFQIYLTVSKGLMLQGKLYRMSVKDVATLYEYWTFLKLGQILGRKYKLISQDIVQVNRKGLFVNLEANKTARRIFRHPVTNEEIILAYQKRESSLPTVSQIPDTMLCIEKKGKGYKYHYIFDAKYRIDYAQEDSYYQKRYKTPGPMEDDINTMHRYRDSIVATNGGPFERTAFGAYVLFPWFDETVYEEHHFYKSIDKVNIGGLPFLPNATNMVERFVERLIDKSPEEIQREGILPRGAHEEWKSSLDQMVMVGLVSDQESYDKFSKEAYYQIPVKQLRKGWQEVEYIALYVKNSLNTDNGVQLYAKINNVMPYHDGDDEYMRFNVAAWSKLKQSIRPVNYGISNYVMTTLNNLKEAQELPELFMKSKEEMAIWRMLRRVSDQIRIDLDHENLDHASRISEYNIKNIKVIMDKQERGIRFIQDNAEEAVSIDQLEKNPSGVFKKMMGMLQQ